The proteins below are encoded in one region of Centropristis striata isolate RG_2023a ecotype Rhode Island chromosome 12, C.striata_1.0, whole genome shotgun sequence:
- the LOC131981585 gene encoding magnesium transporter protein 1-like has product MFEKLFISLFLLLVSNHEPADAQKKKETLLSEKVTQMMDWASKRSVIRMNGDKFRRFVKAPPRNYSVVIMFTALQPQRQCGVCRQADEEFQVLANSWRYSSAFTNKVFFACVDFDEGSDVFQMLSMNSAPTFLHFPSKGKPRKSDTYELQVRGFAAEQLARWVADRTDVQIRVIRPPNYAGPLLLGFLLAVIGGLAYLRRHNLEFLFNKTVWAFSALCFVLIMTSGQMWNHIRGPPYAHKNPSTGQVSYIHGSSQAQFVAETHIVLLFNAAVTMGMVLLCEAATSDLDNGKRKIMCVAGIGLVMLFFSWLLSIFRAKYHGYPYSFLMS; this is encoded by the exons ATGTTTGAAAAACTTTTCATCTCGCTGTTTCTCCTCCTTGTTTCCAACCATGAGCCCGCAGATgcacagaagaaaaaagag ACCCTGCTGTCCGAGAAGGTGACTCAGATGATGGATTGGGCCTCCAAGCGGTCAGTAATCAGGATGAATGGAGATAAGTTCCGCCGCTTTGTCAAAGCTCCTCCCAGAAACTACTCGGTGGTTATCATGTTTACGGcactgcagccacagagacagTGTGGAGTCTGCAG ACAAGCTGATGAGGAGTTCCAGGTGCTGGCCAACTCTTGGCGTTATTCCTCTGCCTTCACCAACAAAGTCTTCTTTGCATGTGTCGATTTTGATGAAGGATCAGACGTCTTTCAGATG cttAGTATGAATTCTGCTCCAACCTTTCTCCACTTCCCATCCAAAGGAAAACCTCGCAAGTCTGATACCTATGAGCTGCAAGTCAGAGGCTTTGCAGCTGAGCAGCTGGCTAGATGGGTGGCAGACAGAACTGATGTGCAG ATCCGTGTTATTCGTCCTCCCAACTACGCTGGACCTCTCCTTCTGGGCTTCCTCTTGGCTGTGATTGGAGGACTGGCATATCTGCGAAGACACAATTTGGAATTTCTCTTTAACAAGACTGTCTGGGCATTTTCTGCGCTG tgttttgtcCTGATCATGACTTCAGGCCAGATGTGGAACCACATCAGAGGACCACCTTATGCACACAAGAACCCCAGCACGGGACAAGTT agtTACATCCATGGCAGCAGTCAGGCCCAGTTTGTGGCTGAGACGCACATCGTCCTCCTCTTCA ATGCTGCTGTTACCATGGGAATGGTGCTGCTGTGTGAGGCTGCTACCTCTGACCTGGACAATGGAAAGAGGAAGA tCATGTGTGTAGCAGGTATTGGATTGGTGATGCTATTCTTCAGCTGGCTGTTATCCATTTTCAGAGCAAAGTACCATGGATACCCATACAG TTTCCTGATGAGTTAG